GCTTCTAGGTTAACAATGACATTTAATGAAAATGCAATTGGAGAGTTTTTATCTGAGGATCAAAATGGTCAATTAAGAGCACAAACAACTACAATTAAATTAAACCAACCCAATTATGTATTATTTAAAAATATGGCAAATGAAGGAAAAAGCTTTTTATCTTCTGGAACTATTCAACTAAATCGTATAGATATATCTATAAATAAATATCCAGTGGATTATATTCAAAACGGTCAAATGAAAAATTTAGTTGATAATGTTATTTCTGGGCAAAGTCAAACGATAACAACAACTAATGTATCAAATGCCACTTCACTTGCTTATCATTCAGCTGTCACAATAAAAAATCATTCTTCAGATTCGACAGTGGATGTAGACAATAGTTCAGTTAATGCGAAAATCGATTCTTATGAACCGGCAACCCGTAAACTAGATAAAGCTTATTATAAAATCGCGACTGACAGACTTTATAGTGGAAAAATCAATACACCTGCTGCACAAGCCAGTATTGAAAATCCAAGTGATCCAAGTGTTGTTCTTGATAGTGTTGAAGTGCCTATTATCTATGATGGTGATGTGATTCAATCTGGAAATTCTCATATCTTTAATCATCTTGCTCCTGAAACCTATTATATTTATATGAAAGTAAAGGATTTAGGAATGGATACAAATACAGAATATGTTACAAAAAGCCATTGGGTAGAGGATGAGGTTCAAGTTGTATCCTTGATCAATGTGGCTATTCCAGTCCAGCGACTTTCATTTACCAGTCCTGCAACAGGTGAATTTGGTAGAAAACAAAATTCGCAAGATTTAAAAATACTGAATCAAGGAAATATTCCACTAAATATTAATCTACAGTCTGTAGTAATTAATAACAGCGAAAAAAATTCTGTTCAACTCGTTAAAGCATTTAATACGCATCAACATGAGTTAATTTTGAATTTGAGTGCCCAATATAGTGATCAAACAGAAAAGGCAATGACTTGGGGACCGTTATTGCCAGGAGAGCAGTCATTTGTTAACCAGTTAGCTCTTCAACCATTTTGGAATGAAACAAAAAGTAATGCAGATATTTATGCTGAAGGTGATTACTCAGGTCCAATGGATACAGCCCAGCAACTGGATTGTTCCATTCGTTTTTCAGTTTCACCAATTCAACAGAGGGAAGGAAAAATTAAGAGCAGATGAATAAAAAAAGAATACTAATCAGTGGTTGTACATTATGTTTATTATTATTTGGTGGTTATCTAATTTATATCAACTATTTTCAAAAAGAAGAAGTACCAACTACTGTAGTTAACGGAGATTTCTTACCCGCAAAAAAGGATGCTCGTAAAATCTCTGCTAGGGAGATTAAAAAATCTGCGCAAGCAGAAGTGGACAAAAGTAACTTCAATATGGTAATCGGATCAAAAGCTAAAATCGATAAAACTACGATGGCGGGTAATTTGTTTATTCAAAATCCTAAACATAACGCTTATCCGATTAATGTGGTGATTTCACTAAATGATACGAAACAAGTGGTTTATACTTCAGGCGCCATCCGTCCTGGCGAGGAAATAAAACATGTTTCATTAGAAAAAAAAATTTCAAGCGGGCAGCATTTGGCAACTGCCAAATTTAATTTATATGACCCAAATACACAAAAACATAAAGGGGAAGTAGCATCAGGAATAACATTTGAAGTACAATAAAAAGGAGGAAAAAAGATGAAAAAACTATTGATGGCAGTATTACTAATTGGCAGTGTTGTAAGCTTTGAGACAGTTGGATTGGCAGAGGATGACACAGAGGCGAGTAATCAACAAACAGTAAATGGGAAAAAAGATGCAGATATTACTGTTGAAGGTACGCTTGGAGCAGACAATAAGAATCCAGAAGAAAAAATTCCAGAAGGTAGCAATGATTGGATCAATGTAACTGTCCCAACAAAGACCATTTTTTACAATACAGTTGAAAATAAAAATATTCAGTCGCCAACCTATACAATTATGAATAATTCCGGACGTCCTGTAACGGTTTCAGCGACTAATTTTGTAGACACAACAAGTGATGTGACACTTCCAACTGATTTTGATTTGAATTTACAAGTTAAAGGAAACAATCCCACATCGGCAAATACACCACTGGTAACAGATGGAAAAATAGTTACAGGCTTGAATGCAAAATTAATTACCTTAGCCAACAATCAAAACCAACTGGTTGCAAGCGATCCTGAAAATGAGAACCCAGTAAATAATAAAGCGACTTTCACTTATGGTGGAACAGCAACCGTAACTAAATCGACTAAATTGTCTTATACCTTAAGTTTAAAGTTTGATGCAGTTGCTTGGCAATAAACCTAGGAGTGTCGAATATGTCTAATGAAATTACGATTGATGGTATGCTAGTTGTTAATGAAGAACAAGAAAAAGTAAATTCTCAACCTACTACTACTTCTTCTAGTTCTACCCACGTTTCTAAAGAAAAAAATGATCAAAAAGAAAAAATTGCTGTAATCGAGAAGCAAATGGATACGACATTTCCACAAACAAATGAATTAGATGGAAGTACTCCTACATTAATTGGTATATTATGTATTTTATTATGCTTAATTTATAAGATTAAAAACTGGTTAACTCATTAATAGATAAATAGCTATAATAAAAAATTTCACTATAAATCAATCATTTTTGATTTATAGTGAAATTTTAGCGTATCAAATAGTTAGATAGGCACAATTGTATACTTGATCTTTTTTAGACCGTCTAATAATCTGATTTTTTATAGAGAAGATAATAGGTAGACAAAAAGTAACAATTGCTACCTTTAAAATGAATTAGATTAATAATAGAAATAGGAAAAAATTTGTTAATTTTTTATATATAGATTATTTTTATTTCCAAATTGTTATTTATAGAGAATAATGGTAAAAAATATAAGTATAGAAATTAATAACTTAAAAAATGAACATAATAAAAATATAACTTTCATTTATCTGCAAAATAGACTGGAACCGAATTATCCATTATATAGATTCGGTTTTTAGTCTATTGCTTTTCTATCTATTTATTTCTGATAAATAGGCTTATGATAAAAATTTTAGATCATATTTTTATACAAGAAAGACAACTACTTTTTATATTTAATATTTATTTTACTTTAAACACATTCCTATAAGCTGCTTCTCTCTGCTTTTATGATGGCTATTTGTGCATTGTTATAAGCATAGATGCCTTCCACATCTCCCGTATTTAAGGCTGCAATGGCTTCATTAGAGAAATGAAGAGCAGAGGTAGTAAAAGAAAGTTGCTCATCTGATTTTTTATTTTCAGCAAGGAAAGTTTTTGTTGCCTGATGATTGATAATAGTCAACGTATCTGGCAATTCGCTTAATTGTCCAATAGCTTCATTTATTTCAAGATCAGCTACCTTTTGATAATGACGTACGGTATAACCGAGAGTTTCATTTTTCTCTAATAACAAAGCCGCATAGTGATCAGCATTAATTAAGGCAGCAATCCCAATTTGACCATTTTGTATAGCTGTTTTTTCTTTTGAAAGTGTTACTTGAAAAATTTCTTCTTGTTCAGTTTGACGAATACCAATGAAAGCAGGCGTTTTTAGGTCACTTAATGTCTCATTTTTACCTTTTAATAAACAACAATTTTTATCTATTGTTAATTCTTCTACTAATTGGTCACGTAAGGTAATCCATTCAGGGGACAACCTTTGCTCGATAAATTGGTCGATAAAAGGAGTCAGGTTTTGTTCTTGAGTTAGTATATCAGTATGAGCCGGAAATTTTGTTAAATCAACCGATCTTTCAGGAATTCCTGTATAAATAACTGGCCAATCCTTTTCCCAGTTAACTGGATAAAGTAAAGTTTCACGTCCTGTGTTGGTAAGCAAAGTAAAGCCAACGTTACTTGGATGTGTGCCTAAACAAGTTAACCACCAGTTGCCTTTTGTATCTTGAAAAAGATCTGCATGTCCAATATTTTGTAAAGGTTGTTCGGCACGATCTCTATTTGTAAATAATGGATTTATGCCTGCTTCAGCCTCAAAAGGTCCCCATAAAGAGCGACTTCTTTGCATAGTAATCATATGTCCCACACCTGTACCGCCTTCAGCAATTAACAAATAATACCAACCATCTTTTTTAATAATATGCGGACCTTCAACATCACGACCACCTGTTCCAAAGCTTATTATTTTTGGCTTTTGAATAAGGTTTCCTGTTTTGATATCAATTTCCACCTGTTGGATCGCCTTAGTTCCCTTATCATCGATATAACCGGTAAATTGTAGGTAAGTATGGTTATCTTCAAAATATAAATCCGGATCAATTCCTGAAATGGCAACTTCAACTCTATCTTGTTGCCATTCAATTGTTTTTTTATCTACTGTCAATCTGCCTCGTAGAATAAATGTTTTGAATTCCGAAAAATTTGTAGTAATGACATAAAAATGCTCTTGATAATAACGTATACAAACAGCAAAAATGCCTTCATTGGATTTTGCTGCTCTTAAATCTGCTTGTGAGGCAAAGTAGCAATTCCTTCTAGTTTTGTCCAATTTAGGAGATCGGTACTTTTTGATAATGCAATACCTGGGTAATATTCAAACGTACTATTGACTAAATAGTACGTATCTTCTACTCGAACAATACTGGGATCTGGATATATGCCTCGTAAAATTGGATTTTGATATTGGGTAACCATTAAATGAAATTCCTTCCTAGAAAAAATAAGAGGGAACTAGAATCAATTGATTTCTTGGTTCCACTCTTTTAATTAAAATTTGAATTTATAAAATGAGTGAATAAACTATAATTTTTTAGCACTCTGTGTATTCTCAACAAGATAGACTATAGATAAAATAAAGAAAAATCTTTTTGCAATAATATCTTTATTTATGACTTGTCTGAGTTTTTAATTAGCCAGATAAAGAAGTAATTATTGTTGATTAAACTGTTTAACAATCGTATCAAGAT
This is a stretch of genomic DNA from Melissococcus plutonius ATCC 35311. It encodes these proteins:
- a CDS encoding family 43 glycosylhydrolase; amino-acid sequence: MDKTRRNCYFASQADLRAAKSNEGIFAVCIRYYQEHFYVITTNFSEFKTFILRGRLTVDKKTIEWQQDRVEVAISGIDPDLYFEDNHTYLQFTGYIDDKGTKAIQQVEIDIKTGNLIQKPKIISFGTGGRDVEGPHIIKKDGWYYLLIAEGGTGVGHMITMQRSRSLWGPFEAEAGINPLFTNRDRAEQPLQNIGHADLFQDTKGNWWLTCLGTHPSNVGFTLLTNTGRETLLYPVNWEKDWPVIYTGIPERSVDLTKFPAHTDILTQEQNLTPFIDQFIEQRLSPEWITLRDQLVEELTIDKNCCLLKGKNETLSDLKTPAFIGIRQTEQEEIFQVTLSKEKTAIQNGQIGIAALINADHYAALLLEKNETLGYTVRHYQKVADLEINEAIGQLSELPDTLTIINHQATKTFLAENKKSDEQLSFTTSALHFSNEAIAALNTGDVEGIYAYNNAQIAIIKAERSSL
- a CDS encoding family 43 glycosylhydrolase; its protein translation is MVTQYQNPILRGIYPDPSIVRVEDTYYLVNSTFEYYPGIALSKSTDLLNWTKLEGIATLPHKQI